A single genomic interval of Daucus carota subsp. sativus chromosome 1, DH1 v3.0, whole genome shotgun sequence harbors:
- the LOC108218546 gene encoding probable LRR receptor-like serine/threonine-protein kinase At3g47570 — MISRFIILSILVVTTSKKYVFASPSNDTDQEALLSFKASITDDPLRVLASWNNSIHFCHWTGVTCSHKRQRVTSLRLTLKHLVVGTLSPYIGNLSFLREIYLYGNNFHGSVPNEVGRLFRLQYLILRNNSFQGGVPANLSHCVAMREISMYNNNLEGKLPTEFASWPKIERIDLAKNHFTGSIPPSIGNISSLLLLYLDENNLAGGIPLEIAHLVKLETLVLGMNDLSGTVPPPLYNISSMYKLGLYQNDLKGTLPPDFGVNFPQLEHFSLSGNRFSGLLPPSITNASNLIIIDMAENNITGPIPNNLGSLPNLQLLDLGLNPLGNYLGSDDLSFFNSLVNCTHLNELGLYDNGLTGELPSCIVNLSISIEQLYMYENYIYGSIPREIGKLVNMKVISLFRNLFTGSIPESIGELANLGILDLQENNISGVIPTSISNITHLIDLALSHNMLQGNVPAKLFRISTIQSLSVDNNRLIGIIPEEIMFSSECIFLILSKNLFTGPLPSNIGSLKHLTTLDLSYNRLTGDVPANLAACVMLEKLHMEGNHFQGKIPSSFKALKSLSLLDLSNNNISGSIPSFFDTFHLITFLNLSHNKLEGEVSKDGLFSNISAFSIIGNLELCGGIQALHLHSCPTNVLRNKKKIFGLRKILLLVLLPFGFLLLCLALICYRRRNFKKLKDLIPVLMDNQFPQLSYQDLLLATNEFSPDNMLGRGRYGSVYKGVLKAMEQIVAVKVLNVEIHRAKKTFLAECQTLREIRHRNLIKIITAYSTIDFKGNDFKALVFEYMANGSVDNWLHPSPSHQRNERNLTLLQRLNISIDVAMGLDYLHHHSHESIIHCDIKPSNILLDEDFVAHIGDFGFARFSHGTTSDVNQTQTSSTSVHGTFGYVPPEYGIGGEVSTKGDVYSYGILLLEIFSGKCPTESSILKDGYSNLHNYVRAALPRRVMDIADPQIVLDQEEHGLTVNQSYSRASMKVCLTSIFEVGILCSEELPQKRIDINVAIKRLQAAQDTVLQHRQ; from the exons ATGATTTCCCGATTCATCATTCTCTCTATACTAGTTGTCACAACatcaaaaaaatatgtatttgcATCTCCAAGCAATGACACTGATCAAGAGGCGTTGCTTTCTTTCAAGGCTTCCATAACAGATGACCCATTGCGTGTGCTGGCTTCATGGAACAATTCCATTCACTTCTGTCATTGGACAGGCGTTACATGCAGCCACAAACGACAGAGGGTAACATCACTACGTCTCACCTTGAAACATCTGGTGGTGGGTACATTATCTCCATATATTGGAAACCTTTCCTTTCTCAGGGAAATTTACCTCTACGGAAACAACTTTCACGGCTCTGTCCCAAATGAAGTTGGTCGCCTGTTTCGTCTGCAATATCTTATTCTAAGGAACAACTCTTTCCAGGGTGGAGTACCTGCCAATTTGAGTCATTGTGTGGCTATGAGAGAAATTAGTATGTACAACAACAATCTAGAAGGCAAACTTCCTACTGAGTTTGCTTCCTGGCCTAAGATTGAACGGATTGACCTCGCCAAGAATCATTTTACTGGCTCCATTCCGCCTTCAATAGGAAACATATCATCCCTTCTTCTTCTTTATCTTGATGAAAACAATTTAGCTGGGGGCATACCTTTGGAAATTGCTCATCTTGTTAAATTGGAGACTCTCGTCTTGGGAATGAACGATTTGTCAGGTACGGTTCCCCCACCACTTTACAACATTTCATCCATGTATAAATTGGGCTTATACCAGAATGACTTAAAAGGAACACTTCCACCAGATTTCGGTGTCAACTTCCCTCAGCTGGAACACTTTTCCTTGTCAGGGAACAGATTTTCAGGCCTGCTTCCGCCATCAATTACTAATGCATCTAATCTCATTATAATTGATATGGCCGAAAATAATATTACCGGGCCTATACCAAACAATTTGGGTAGCCTTCCCAATCTTCAACTTCTAGATTTAGGTCTCAACCCACTTGGAAACTATTTGGGCTCCGATGACTTAAGCTTCTTCAATTCTTTGGTCAATTGTACCCATCTAAATGAATTGGGATTATACGATAATGGTTTAACAGGGGAGCTCCCAAGCTGCATTGTGAATCTTTCCATCAGTATAGAGCAACtgtatatgtatgaaaactacaTATACGGAAGCATACCTCGCGAAATTGGAAAACTTGTCAACATGAAAGTAATTTCATTGTTTCGCAACTTATTTACAGGGAGCATCCCAGAATCAATTGGAGAGCTTGCAAATTTAGGGATTTTAGATTTGCAAGAAAACAACATATCAGGAGTGATTCCAACTTCCATTAGCAACATTACTCATTTAATTGATCTGGCTTTAAGTCATAATATGCTCCAAGGAAACGTTCCTGCTAAATTGTTTAGAATCTCCACGATACAATCATTGTCCGTTGATAACAACAGGCTCATAGGTATAATACCTGAGGAAATCATGTTTTCTTCTGAATGTATTTTCCTTATTTTGTCCAAAAATTTGTTTACTGGGCCACTTCCATCAAACATTGGAAGCTTGAAGCATTTGACTACACTAGACCTCTCATACAACAGATTAACAGGAGATGTACCCGCCAATCTTGCGGCCTGTGTGATGCTAGAGAAACTGCATATGGAAGGAAACCATTTTCAAGGTAAAATTCCATCTTCTTTTAAAGCTTTGAAAAGTCTTTCACTTCTAGATCTTTCGAACAATAATATCTCTGGGAGTATTCCAAGCTTTTTTGACACGTTTCATCTAATTACGTTCCTGAACCTGTCACACAACAAGCTTGAAGGTGAAGTGTCCAAAGACGGTTTATTTTCAAACATTAGTGCTTTTTCAATAATTGGAAATTTGGAGCTCTGTGGAGGTATTCAAGCATTGCATTTGCATTCTTGTCCAACAAATGTTTTGAggaataagaaaaaaatatttggcCTGAGAAAAATATTACTCTTGGTTCTTTTACCTTTTGGTTTCTTGTTACTATGTCTTGCCTTAATTTGTTATAGACGTCGAAATTTCAAGAAGTTGAAAGACCTCATCCCAGTATTGATGGACAACCAATTTCCCCAACTTTCATACCAAGATCTTCTGCTTGCTACAAATGAGTTTTCTCCAGATAATATGCTCGGTAGAGGAAGATATGGTTCAGTTTACAAAGGAGTTCTCAAAGCAATGGAGCAAATAGTTGCTGTGAAGGTACTAAACGTTGAAATACATCGAGCAAAGAAAACTTTTTTGGCAGAGTGTCAAACATTGAGAGAGATTCGACACCGGAATCTTATCAAGATCATTACAGCATACTCTACCATTGATTTTAAGGGCAATGACTTCAAGGCATTGGTTTTTGAGTACATGGCTAATGGGAGTGTGGACAACTGGTTGCATCCAAGCCCTTCCCATCAGCGGAATGAAAGAAACTTGACTCTACTACAGAGATTAAATATTTCCATCGATGTTGCAATGGGATTGGACTACCTACATCATCACAGCCATGAAAGTATCATTCATTGTGACATAAAGCCAAGTAATATTCTTCTTGATGAGGATTTTGTTGCTCATATTGGGGATTTCGGTTTCGCGAGGTTTTCTCATGGTACCACAAGTGATGTCAATCAAACACAGACGAGTTCAACAAGTGTACATGGAACATTTGGATATGTTCCTCCAG AGTATGGAATAGGTGGAGAGGTATCTACAAAGGGTGATGTGTATAGCTATGGAATTCTTCTACTAGAAATTTTCTCAGGGAAATGCCCTACTGAAAGCAGCATATTAAAAGACGGTTATAGTAATCTTCATAATTATGTGAGGGCAGCACTCCCACGAAGAGTGATGGATATTGCTGATCCGCAGATTGTACTTGATCAAGAAGAACATGGCTTGACTGTAAATCAATCATACAGCAGGGCTTCCATGAAAGTATGCCTCACATCAATATTTGAAGTAGGGATATTATGCTCTGAAGAGTTGCCACAAAAACGCATAGACATTAATGTTGCTATTAAGAGATTACAGGCAGCACAAGACACAGTTCTGCAGCACAGGCAGTAA
- the LOC108218557 gene encoding isoeugenol synthase 1, whose amino-acid sequence MSKSKILIFGGTGYLGTYLVKASASAGHPTFVYVRPVKPQHDSNKLNLLEEFQSMGVTIFQGEVNEHDKLVEVLRRVDIVIVTFGVPSYLEQLKIIRAMEEAGNIKRFIPSEFGNEVDRISPLPPFQECCDKKKAVRRAAEESGIPYTFVSANTFGAYFVNFLLRPYDEKSQKVTIYGTGEAKFVCNYEKDIAEYTVRVATDPRTENGLVIYRLPKNIITQLDLISRWEKKTERTMEKTYIPEEEIIKLSQSFPSENAVGNSIVHSIFVKGEQMNYELKEDDLDAVELYPDYKYTSVDELLDIFMVDPPKPGVAALE is encoded by the exons ATGAGTAAGAGTAAGATACTGATATTTGGAGGGACTGGATACTTAGGTACGTACTTGGTAAAGGCAAGCGCTTCAGCTGGTCATCCCACATTTGTTTATGTTCGACCCGTGAAACCCCAGCACGATTCCAATAAGCTCAACCTCCTTGAGGAATTTCAATCCATGGGAGTCACCATTTTCCAG GGAGAAGTGAATGAACATGACAAGCTTGTTGAGGTGCTTCGTCGGGTGGATATTGTAATCGTGACATTCGGAGTACCTTCATACCTTGAACAACTCAAAATAATAAGAGCCATGGAAGAAGCTGGTAACATAAAG AGATTTATTCCTTCAGAATTTGGGAATGAGGTGGATAGAATTAGTCCACTTCCACCATTTCAAGAATGCTGCGACAAGAAGAAAGCGGTGAGAAGGGCAGCTGAAGAATCTGGGATACCATATACTTTTGTTTCCGCCAACACATTTGGAGCCTATTTTGTCAATTTCTTGCTTCGTCCTTACGATGAAAAGTCCCAGAAAGTTACTATCTATGGCACTGGGGAAGCCAAGT tTGTGTGCAACTACGAAAAAGACATAGCTGAATACACAGTGAGAGTCGCAACAGATCCGCGAACAGAAAATGGTCTAGTTATCTACAGGCTTCCCAAAAATATAATTACTCAACTAGATTTGATTTCAAGATGGGAGAAGAAAACTGAACGTACTATGGAAAAGACCTACATTCCCGAGGAAGAGATTATCAAGCTCTCTCAAT CATTTCCATCAGAGAATGCTGTTGGGAACTCCATAGTTCATAGCATCTTCGTAAAAggtgaacagatgaattatGAACTGAAAGAGGATGATCTGGATGCAGTCGAGCTTTATCCAGATTACAAGTATACATCAGTTGATGAACTTCTTGATATCTTTATGGTCGATCCGCCAAAACCAGGAGTAGCTGCTTTGGAGTAG